The segment TTTTGGGAAACCATCAATAAAACCGAGCAGGTGGTAAAGGATAAAAAATTAAACAACGCCCTCGACGAAATGGTGGAACGAATTTGTGAGGATAACCAGATCAATCAGGAAGATATTCAACTGCACCTAGTACAAAGCAACGAGGTTAATGCCTTTGCACTTCCGGGCGGACACCTGGTGGTTTATACCGGTTTACTCAAAGATGCCAAATCGCCCGAATCGGTTGCCGGGGTTTTGTGCCACGAAATTGCTCATATCAAAAAAGACCATATTATGAAAAAGTTGGTCAAAGAAATAGGTATGGCAACCTTGTTAGGCATGGCTTCCGGAAGTGCCGGCGGAGAGGCCGTTAAAAGTGCCGCCAAAACCCTTTCATCCAATGCTTTCGACCGAAAATTGGAAAAGGAAGCCGATATTCAGGCTGTAAAATACATGATAAACGCCGAGCTTGATCCGCTTGAATTTGCTAAATTCATGGAACAATTGGCAGAGCAAGAATCCGAAGTAACAGAAGACCTTTCCTGGTTAAGTACTCACCCCGATTCCAAAGAAAGAGCCGAATACATTCGGGAATATGCCACCGAATTTTCCTACGAAACCCGGCCCATGTTCTCCGAAGGCCGCTGGGATTCCCTCTTGGTTCGCCTGGAGCAAACTGGCAATCAAAACTTGGATTCCAGAGACTAATCCGGGTATAAAATCATATTTTTAAGGTATAATTCCTGACCTTGGTCATGGGCTAGGCTCGGTGTGCAGCCTACTTTTACCTCAAATATTTATTACATGGAAAAACACCACGATCTTATTCACGAATTCCCCGAATACAAAGAGAAAATCCACGAATTAAAGCTCAATAATACCCATTTCAAATCCTTGTTCGACGAATACCATACCCTTGATCACGATATTCACCGCATCGAATCAGGTGCAGAGCCAACTTCCGATGATGTATTAACCGAATTGAGGAAGAAACGGGTTCATTTGAAAGATTCCTTGTACGCCTTATTGAAGCAGTAATACCAATTTTTAGCCTGTAGCCTGTAATAGCCAAATTATTCCATAGGAGGATTCCAAATTCGACCTACTTGATATAGTTGAGTTTACCCCTCCCGAAGAAATTTCGGGAAAGAAGTTGTTATAAAATTGGGCAAACAAATTGATTTACAAGTTTTTAGCTCGTTTAGGAATTTCTAATACGCAATTTGGGTTAAAGCCCTTAAAGACAAGCGTTTAGCTCGTTTTTGGGGGCTTTTTTGTATTAGTTGGGTTGGCATGTTCCTTATTTGGCGGGCCCCCTCCGCCTACAAATTGCTTGCAAAGCCCACCGGAAATGCATGGGCGTTCGGGTCACGCTATCGGCTGTAGTCCTCGTCCCCCTAGGCTAACGCCGTCGGTGTCCTGTGGGCTACTTGCCTCTATCGTTGCCCGAGGGTGCAAGGCCGAAGTGTAGAAACTTATCCCAAAAAACTCTGTCGAGCACATCTTTTGAATTACTTACCCGGCGGTTGGGGTTCGGGTCGGGTAGGGATAGCAGTGGAAAGCCCACAGACGGCCGTGGCGCTAGCCCGGGCGGCGAGGACTTGGAACGAATAGCCCGACCATGAGCCCGAAAATGCTTGGTAATTGTACCTAAGCTACTGCGAATGGGACCCGCCAAATAATAAACCAAACATCAGGTCCAATAGTAATGCTTTAACCAGCGCCACCAGTTTTTCGATTTTGCCATATCCACCACCAATTGCTGCCGGGTTAAACTTTCCATGGACGGCAATTCGGGGTTATTTCCCTGGATGTCCATAAACTGCTCAAGCCCCAGGTAACCAAAGGCCGTGGTAGCCCTCATAATTTGGATGAACTTCTTTTTGCGTGACTTCGGAACATGCAACTTATCCACCTCGGCAAAAAACGTTTGTACGGTTTGATGATAATAGTTCCAATAGGCATGCACATCCTTCATTCGATAAGGCAGGGTAACAATACCTTCCAGCATATCTTTCCGGATGTCGTACTGATCATTTATCAACTGAATAATGCCTCCGATTTGGTACCAAAGCCGCTTGGTGGTTTCGATATCGCGCTCATCGATGTTTAAATCGAGGTAATAGAAGCACATTTGGTAGGCCCAGCCCCCTTTTTGCAAGGTAATACGTTCCAACTCCGAATCGGAAACAGAAGCATCAAACTGTTTGGCGGAATCTTGTTGGTTGCGAAGTAGTTTACCAAAAACAGCTAAGTGTTCTTCGGGTTGGTGCACCCCGGGTAACAAAGCTTTTTGCATGTAAACAAAGAGTTTCTCGTTAAAGTTGCGGGGTTCAAATTCGAGTCCGTGCAGGGTAATTTTTTCCTGATCTTCGGTACTGAGTTGTTTTAGGTCGAAAAAATCGTCGTAAATAACGGTTGACACGTAGTACAACAGCATGCGTTCCTTTTCAGATTTGGTGGTATTCCTGCCATAGAGCTGAGTAAAGGCATCGCAGGTCATAGGGATGTGCAAGGCGTAACGTTCAAGGGCTTTGGTAAGGGTTGCTTCGTCGAGCTTTCCTTGAAGAGGTTGTTCCAATTGGGCAAAATAGGCACGGCCATACCTGACTAGATGCAGATAGGAATACAAAATATGAAGGATTTTCAGCAGCATCCTTCTTTTATTGGTCTGAAAGAGCTTTTAGAAAATTAATGATATCTGTTTTTTCCTGCTGGGTAAAATTTTTCTGAACAATCATTCCACTTTTATTGGGATGGTTTTTACCTCCACTGCTGTAGTGTTCCAATACTTCCTCCAAGGTTTTCAGCGACCCGTCGTGCATGTAAGGAGCGGTTTGGGCAATATTACGTAGCGAAGGGACTTTGAATTTACCCACATCGGCTGATTGTCCGGTTACACGAGCTCTGCCGCTATCGGCGTATACTTCATACAAACCATTGTTATGAAAGCTGTAATCGGTAAAGTTGTATTCGCCATGGCAATGGAAGCAGTCGCCACGTTCATTGAAAAACAAATTCATTCCACGGGTTTCGGATTCGTTAAGTGCGGTGGTATTGTTGTTGTGGAGGTAGTCGTCGTATTTGGAGAGTCCGGTAAACAAAGTACGTTCGAAATTTGCTATGGCACGGGTAAGTGTATAAACGGAGGGCCCTTCGCCATAGGCTTGTTCAAAGAGAGCAGGATATTCAGGGTGGTTTTTGAGACGTTCTACCACCAGGTTAACATCGAAATCCATTTCGAGTGGATTGGAAATTGGGGCAAGCACTTGTTGTTCCAAAGTTGGCACCCCTCCATCCCAAAACATATAAGGCTGGTAGGCTACATTTAAAATAGTCATGCTATTGCGCATGGTATTTTGGTTGTCGATGCCTTTGCTGAAGGCCAGGCTATCCACAAATTTCAGGTTTTCGAAATGGCAGGAGGCGCAGGCAATGGTGCTATCGCGAGAGAGAATTGGATCGTGAAACAGGCGCTTGCCTAAATCGATGCGGTAGCGGGTAGGCAGGTTATCGTCGGGAATTTCGGGAGAAGGAAAGCCTTTTGGAATAGCAAGGGCAATAACTGCATCGCCCAGTTGAGGGTCCTTTTTACAAGAAGCCAGAATCAAAAGCAGGAATCCGAAGAGGTAGATCTTTTTCATATCAAAAAAAAGGGCGCACTTTTTTGAAGTGCGCCCCAAAGTTAAGTTAAACATTCTTATTCATTTTCAACTTCGAAAGAAGATTGAAGGTTGTTGGCAATTTTCTCAGCCATTGGATAACCCGGGCCCATGGAATGAGTCAAAGTTTCGGTCGTTAAATCTAGGTTTTGGATGGCAGTTAGAAAATCGAAATGCATGTGGATCATTTTTTCTGCGTCGCCTGTTACTTCAAAGGCGGAAGTAGAAAAATCGATTTGACGTGCCAACATATCCATACCAACGTGGTAGAAGAAGTCGTGGTTTGGTGCAGAAACACCGGCAGCAGTGGTATCAACACGGCCTTCAGCTTTAAGGAAAAGGTAACCACTGTTCCAATCCCAATGCATAGAAGGAGTTTGCATGGCCAAAGGTTCACCGGCAGCATAGGTGGTTGGGTCGGAGTGATTAGTGGCAGAATCAAGGCCTAATAAAAATTTAAAGCCTTTGTATTTACCAACCGGAACCTCGCCTAATTCTTGTTCTTCTTTTTCGATACCGCATAAAAGCACTTTGCCGGTGATTGGCAATTCGGTACCATCTTCTTTTATTAGAACAATGTTGGAAATATAATAACGTAAGTCGCTAAAGGTTAGCTTTCTGTTCGATGCAGTGGCGAAAGTATCCAGGGTATTAACCTCATTTGCACCGGCCATGGTATGGATGTGGAACATGAGGTTTTGAGAAGTTTTAGTATTGGGTTCGTCTTTTGTACAAGAAACAAAAGCCACAGACAAAGCTGCTATGGCTATATATAATTTGGTAAATTTCATTTTTTGTTAGTGTTTTAAGTTGTTATTGTTGTGGGAAAGAAAGGCAAACGTTTGTTGCATGCTTGCCCTGTTTAAAAATGTTTGTCAGCCATCGCGATAGTTTCCTTTTTCATTGGCAATTGCCCGTATTTTTTAAAATAGCGTTGTACTATTTCTCCAATAGTATTGGTATATGCCAAGGCAGGAAACACGGTTTTATTCCATAACCTTTTCCGGATTGATTGAATTTGATGATAAAAATACCATTTCAATCAAAAACGGGGATGTATGGTTTTTCAAAATCAATAAGGAACAACAAGGCATGGTTACCCGGGTTGATATTGTTCCAAATGAAGGTATAACCATGAATTTAGAAAGAAGTTAAGTTCGTTTCTACATGCATAGCCTGAACAATGCTAAGCTTCCGGTGGCTGGAATACAGAAAGGAAGGCTCCGCTGAGAAGAGAGGGAACTGTTTGTTTTATTAACGAATTGGTTGGGGTTTCGTGAAAGAAGAGGGATGGTTCCGAATATTGGAAAAACAAATCGATGTTAGATTCAACAGGAATAGATTGAGTTTCTTTGGATTCCTGTTGGTTCAACTCCTTTTTCAACTGGCATTTTCCGTTACAATGCAGCATTGGCTTGTTTTTATTTTCGCAAAGCACCTTGGCATAGGTGTCGAAATTCATGCGGTAATGCGAATAAATCCATGTTTTGGAAACACTACCCAAGAGGATAGACACCAATAGAAAGATGGAAATTGGAAGACGCATTTCGGCAAAAGTATGTACTTTGTACTAAGTGCAGCATAAAACTGACGAAAATTTGTCAGGAAGGCAAAATGCTTCGATTGATGCTTTCTTCGAGTGAGACAAAGGTTTCCGTTCGTTGCACACCGGGTATGCCTTGTACTTGATCGTTCAGGATTTGGCGAAGGTGTTGGGTATTACGGCAAACAATTTTCATAAATACGCTGTAATTGCCGGTAATGTAATGTGCTTCGGTAATCTCCGGGATTTTTTCGAATTCGTCAACTACTTCTTTATAGGCCGAACCATGTTCCAGGTACACTCCAACAAATACAACCAGGTCGTAACCAAATTTGGAAGGATCTAAAATTAAAGTGCTGCCTTTAACCAAACCTGCTTCCTGCATTTTACGCATTCGGAAGTGGACAGTACCGGGTGAAACGAACACTTTTGCGCCGATTTCGGTGTAAGGAAGGCCTGCATCCTGCATGAGCAGTCGCAAAATGGCTAAATCTGTTTTATCGGGAATATAAGAATGGGCTTGATTTTCGGGTTGAATTTGCATGATTAATAAAAATATTAACAATATTTTGCCGTAAGTGTAATTGTTTGGCAAAACTACAACCTTTTTATCAATGGAAGGTTAAAGTCTTTACATTTGTATCAACAAAACAGCAAGAAATTTGAAGTTTTGACAAACACAATACTGTGGGGTGATGAAACCGGCAGACATGCCGCCCTGTCGCGGCGGTGGAGAAACTGGGAGAAACCTAGGCGGAAACCTAGGCTAACCACTCTATGGAGGTTCGAATCCTCCCCCTACAGCGGGTAATTACAGGTAAACGCAAAGATCGCCTCCTCCGTGGGGCGGTTTTTGTTTTTGGGCAAAGGGTAAATTTAACCCATGCAAGCCTTTGAGAAGTGTGATTCTAAAAGTCGAATTAATCAACCAATCCTATTATTCGGAAAGGGTTCCAGATGCTCATAAACAAAGGTCCATATTTGTTTCGACGAGCCTGTTCTTCTTCCCGTTTCCAGAAGGTAAGTTTGTGAACAGGGTAAAGGTAACCGAAGTCGTATGAGGTGTGGCCACGACCCCAACGGGCAATGGTTTGCAGATCGTAACGGTAGGAAGTTTCTCGATGGTTTACAATATCCTGAGCCAGTTGTCTCACTTTGGCTGCTTCATCCAAAAGGGCCTTGCCGTTGAAAGGCCGATGCCCGAGCCTGGCTTTTCTTCTTTCTAAAATATAGGACAAGGTGAAAAAGCGGTGGTGGGCGCGCAGGGCAGTAATTTCAAGCCCATCCATCCATTCCTTTTCCCAACTGTTGTTGAAAGGACCCAGTGACTTTCTGTTTTGAATTTGCTCAACTGTTTGTTTGTAAAAAGCCTCCAATCGCGGTAAAATTTCCTTTTCAACCTGTTGTATTTCCTGAAGACTTGCCTTACGTTCCAGGTATTTATAGGATAGTGGAGGTCGTGGATGAAAAGCATTGTTCATTCCTTTAGGCAATTCATCGGTAATGGTCATACCTGTCAGCCATTGAATAAGGTTTGAATCTTTCAGGTAGGTTTGTTGAAGGGCTAAAGCCTTTTTTATCCAGTCTTGTGAAGCAGATGTTTGTTCAATTGCATCTACGTATTGAGTTGGATATTTGGGCAGGCGGGTATTATTTTGGTAAAAGTTCCAGCTCCAACGGGCAATGCTCCAATCAAACAGCCAATAACTCCATTCCCAACCCGATGAAAAGGTGATGTGACCGGGCACCCGGTACTTTTCGCAAGTGTCAATATCCGCAAGGCGGGCCTTGAGGTAAGGCAAAAGGAATAGAGGAACTGAATTGTCGAAGGTTACCCAATAGGCCGATTCAGGATAATACCAGGTTTCCCGCTTTTCCATTTCAGATAACAGGAGTTCAAATTGGTGTCGCTGGTTTTTGTTTTCATAAACCGGTGCATTGGGTTCGGTCATGTCGTAAAACATCACCGTATGCGACAAAATACCCCTTTTTTTGTCCAAAGCAATGCTAGTGGAATCCCATGAAAAATCATGTCCGGTAACGCCTTGTTCCTTGTCGTGTTTTACCACATGCTGACGACCCATCAATTTGGTTTGAGGATGGTTTTTAGCCAGCCAATCGATCATCATCAGGCGCAATTTCTCTTTTTTAGCCCTGTTGCCACCAACAAATTCCGCCGAAGCAAATTCCATGTTAAAGAAATCCCAGGGAGCTTGCAACAACCACTTCATGTTCTGAACGATTTGACTCTCCTTGCTTTTCCAGGATTGAGTTGGAGACAAATACATCTGAAAGGTTTTTTGCTGAATCATGTGCAGTGAAAAATCAACGCCCATGAGCAAGCCCCTGCTATGACCATAATCCACAAAAGCCTTCGCATGAGCCGGCCAAAGCTTGCGGTCAATGCTTTCGAGCAGGCAAAATTCAAAATAGTTTTGTCCATTTCGCACCAGCCAATCCAGGTACTCCTTCACCATTGCCAGGGCATTGGGATAGTTTGGGTCGTGCAAAGCTTCGGTTAGCTCCAACGGGTGTTGGGTATGGAGGTGGAAGCCTTTTTTATCGAACACGGGTTTGGCTTCCCAGGTTTGGTTATTG is part of the Bacteroidia bacterium genome and harbors:
- a CDS encoding M48 family metallopeptidase → MIKTFLKGLGMVLTFFLLWFALTNINWMDLFHIEKISKDTDRKLGNLFWETINKTEQVVKDKKLNNALDEMVERICEDNQINQEDIQLHLVQSNEVNAFALPGGHLVVYTGLLKDAKSPESVAGVLCHEIAHIKKDHIMKKLVKEIGMATLLGMASGSAGGEAVKSAAKTLSSNAFDRKLEKEADIQAVKYMINAELDPLEFAKFMEQLAEQESEVTEDLSWLSTHPDSKERAEYIREYATEFSYETRPMFSEGRWDSLLVRLEQTGNQNLDSRD
- a CDS encoding YdcH family protein; protein product: MEKHHDLIHEFPEYKEKIHELKLNNTHFKSLFDEYHTLDHDIHRIESGAEPTSDDVLTELRKKRVHLKDSLYALLKQ
- a CDS encoding c-type cytochrome yields the protein MKKIYLFGFLLLILASCKKDPQLGDAVIALAIPKGFPSPEIPDDNLPTRYRIDLGKRLFHDPILSRDSTIACASCHFENLKFVDSLAFSKGIDNQNTMRNSMTILNVAYQPYMFWDGGVPTLEQQVLAPISNPLEMDFDVNLVVERLKNHPEYPALFEQAYGEGPSVYTLTRAIANFERTLFTGLSKYDDYLHNNNTTALNESETRGMNLFFNERGDCFHCHGEYNFTDYSFHNNGLYEVYADSGRARVTGQSADVGKFKVPSLRNIAQTAPYMHDGSLKTLEEVLEHYSSGGKNHPNKSGMIVQKNFTQQEKTDIINFLKALSDQ
- a CDS encoding Lrp/AsnC ligand binding domain-containing protein, which encodes MQIQPENQAHSYIPDKTDLAILRLLMQDAGLPYTEIGAKVFVSPGTVHFRMRKMQEAGLVKGSTLILDPSKFGYDLVVFVGVYLEHGSAYKEVVDEFEKIPEITEAHYITGNYSVFMKIVCRNTQHLRQILNDQVQGIPGVQRTETFVSLEESINRSILPS